The following coding sequences are from one Desulfosporosinus orientis DSM 765 window:
- the rsfS gene encoding ribosome silencing factor produces MELDHKMLNQVVGYIEDKKGGDITLLSLKGISVVTDYCFIVTGNTATQVKAITDHLEEKLPEMGIPIIHLEGLPEAKWVLMDCGGDLVIHIMTPDQREFYQLERLWKDAEVVALEAMKH; encoded by the coding sequence TTGGAATTAGATCACAAAATGCTTAATCAAGTGGTTGGGTATATCGAGGACAAAAAAGGTGGAGATATCACGCTGTTGAGTTTAAAAGGTATCTCTGTAGTCACAGATTATTGTTTTATTGTGACTGGAAATACTGCCACTCAGGTTAAAGCAATCACGGATCACTTGGAAGAAAAACTGCCGGAAATGGGAATACCGATTATTCATTTAGAAGGGTTGCCCGAGGCTAAATGGGTATTGATGGATTGTGGCGGTGACTTGGTGATTCATATTATGACTCCGGACCAACGTGAATTTTATCAGCTTGAGCGTCTTTGGAAAGATGCGGAAGTTGTTGCCTTGGAAGCAATGAAACATTAA
- the yqeK gene encoding bis(5'-nucleosyl)-tetraphosphatase (symmetrical) YqeK yields MTLQVEVLRDLATRVLSEERLRHTLGVADWAEVLARRHGLDPLKARCAGLVHDLAKEIPLNSQLRYARRWNLLKYPEDEQSPYVLHGPVAAYWLEHYYGLDDAEIVAAVANHTLGRPGMGPLEMLIYSADLTEPDRDFPEVDFLRQSLYDNLEKGTLVCVKHTLKYLEQSKRPIHPLTQLTFDDLQRRQNIGIRSQNA; encoded by the coding sequence GTGACATTACAAGTTGAAGTGCTGAGGGATCTAGCTACTCGCGTACTTTCAGAGGAACGCCTTAGGCATACTTTGGGCGTAGCCGACTGGGCTGAGGTTTTGGCTCGCCGGCATGGATTGGATCCGCTGAAGGCTCGTTGTGCAGGGTTAGTGCACGATTTAGCAAAAGAAATCCCTTTAAATAGTCAGCTAAGGTATGCGCGTCGATGGAATTTGCTCAAGTATCCTGAAGATGAACAGAGCCCTTATGTTTTGCATGGTCCTGTGGCGGCTTATTGGTTGGAACATTATTATGGTTTAGATGACGCGGAGATTGTGGCGGCCGTGGCCAATCATACTTTGGGTAGGCCGGGAATGGGTCCTTTAGAAATGCTTATTTATAGTGCCGATTTGACAGAACCGGACCGTGATTTTCCAGAAGTGGACTTTTTACGTCAATCCTTGTATGATAACTTAGAAAAGGGTACGTTAGTATGTGTTAAACACACTTTAAAATATTTGGAACAAAGCAAACGTCCAATTCATCCTCTAACCCAATTGACGTTTGATGATTTACAAAGGAGGCAAAATATTGGAATTAGATCACAAAATGCTTAA
- a CDS encoding RNA recognition motif domain-containing protein, whose protein sequence is MATTLYVGNLPWNTTAEELGEFFSAYGQVESSRIITDRETGRSRGFGFIEVEDADAARMAEELNGKDFGGRPLTVNEARPKQM, encoded by the coding sequence ATGGCAACAACACTTTATGTCGGAAATCTTCCGTGGAATACGACTGCAGAAGAACTCGGCGAATTCTTCAGTGCGTATGGTCAAGTAGAAAGCAGTCGGATTATTACCGATCGTGAAACTGGCCGCTCCAGGGGGTTTGGATTTATTGAGGTTGAGGATGCGGATGCGGCACGTATGGCCGAGGAGTTAAATGGCAAAGATTTTGGTGGAAGGCCTTTAACGGTAAACGAAGCTAGACCAAAACAAATGTAA
- the nadD gene encoding nicotinate-nucleotide adenylyltransferase codes for MTDLERLALQKREKPRLGIMGGTFDPIHYGHLVAAEMARAKFKLSKVLFIPTGTPPHKHRKDISAGPMRYEMVRRAIEDNEFFEISSLEIEREGPSYTVDTLRILHRTYPEHELYFITGSDALLEIFSWREAEEILRLIQFIGAARPGFDARDFFLKVQEEHPDTQEKIHYLEVPALAISSTDIRSRVQCGEPIRYLLPEAVRLYLEEMKLYVNK; via the coding sequence ATGACTGACTTGGAACGGTTGGCTCTGCAGAAGAGAGAAAAACCGCGTTTAGGCATAATGGGAGGAACCTTTGACCCCATCCATTATGGGCATTTGGTTGCGGCTGAGATGGCTCGTGCGAAGTTCAAATTAAGTAAAGTGCTGTTTATTCCAACGGGAACACCTCCTCATAAACACAGAAAGGACATTTCGGCTGGCCCGATGCGCTATGAGATGGTTAGACGTGCCATTGAGGATAATGAGTTTTTTGAAATCTCATCCCTGGAAATCGAGAGGGAAGGGCCATCTTATACCGTTGACACTTTGCGTATTCTGCACCGTACTTATCCGGAGCACGAACTTTATTTTATTACCGGGTCCGATGCTCTTTTGGAGATCTTTTCCTGGCGTGAAGCGGAAGAAATCTTAAGATTGATTCAATTTATCGGCGCAGCTCGTCCGGGATTCGATGCGCGGGATTTTTTTCTGAAAGTTCAAGAAGAGCACCCGGATACGCAAGAGAAGATTCATTATCTAGAGGTGCCGGCGTTGGCGATTTCGTCGACGGACATACGATCAAGGGTTCAATGCGGAGAACCTATCCGTTACCTTTTGCCAGAAGCTGTTCGTCTTTATCTTGAAGAGATGAAGTTGTATGTTAACAAATAA
- a CDS encoding ABC-F family ATP-binding cassette domain-containing protein, whose product MSVLNVENVSHGFGGRKIFEEVTFRLLKGEHVGLVGANGEGKSTFLDIITGKLMPDKGKVEWSNRVTVGYLDQHSVLEKGKTIRDVLKEAFQGMYDLEAEMLASYDRMGNASESEMDKLMEEVGEIQTILEHNGFYMIDTKIEEVANGLGLGEIGLDKDVTDLSGGQRTKVLLTKLLLQNPTILILDEPTNFLDAEHIEWLKRYLIQYENAFILVSHDVPFLNSVINVIYHVENAELTRYTGNYEQFMALLETKKIQEQKAYDKQQKEVDRLEDFIARNKARISTTGRAKSRQKQLDKMDLIERPREKIQPKFKFQEARTPGKLIFEAKDIVLGYDEPLTRPLNLSLERGQKVAIRGVNGLGKSTLLKTLLGYIPPVSGEVELGDYLYPGYFEQESSRKNTKTALEEVWDEFPGLSNSEVRGALARCGLTSEHISSKMMVLSGGENAKVRLCKLMLKEVNWLVLDEPTNHLDVDAKAELKRAIMEYKGTVIVVSHEPDFYQDWVTDVWNLEEWTTKII is encoded by the coding sequence ATGAGTGTTTTAAATGTTGAAAATGTCAGCCATGGATTTGGCGGGCGGAAAATCTTTGAAGAGGTAACTTTTCGTTTATTAAAAGGGGAGCACGTTGGCTTAGTGGGAGCGAACGGAGAGGGAAAATCCACCTTTTTAGATATTATTACTGGGAAACTTATGCCTGATAAAGGTAAAGTAGAATGGTCGAATCGAGTGACCGTGGGTTATTTAGATCAGCATTCTGTTTTGGAGAAGGGAAAGACTATTCGGGACGTGCTTAAAGAGGCGTTTCAGGGAATGTATGATTTGGAAGCAGAGATGTTGGCAAGCTATGACCGCATGGGTAATGCTTCAGAGAGTGAAATGGATAAACTCATGGAAGAGGTAGGAGAGATTCAAACGATTCTCGAACACAATGGTTTCTATATGATTGATACAAAGATAGAAGAAGTTGCTAATGGTCTTGGACTTGGAGAAATCGGCCTCGATAAAGATGTTACAGATTTGAGCGGAGGACAGAGAACCAAAGTCCTGCTTACCAAGCTATTGCTTCAGAACCCCACAATTCTGATTTTAGACGAGCCGACTAACTTTTTGGATGCAGAGCATATTGAGTGGCTCAAACGCTATCTGATCCAGTATGAAAATGCTTTCATTCTTGTTTCCCATGATGTTCCCTTTTTAAACAGCGTGATTAACGTTATTTATCATGTGGAAAATGCGGAACTGACACGCTATACAGGCAACTACGAGCAATTTATGGCTCTTTTGGAAACCAAAAAGATTCAGGAACAAAAAGCTTATGATAAGCAGCAAAAAGAAGTCGATCGCCTCGAAGATTTTATTGCCCGGAACAAGGCGAGGATTTCCACTACGGGACGTGCCAAGAGTCGTCAGAAGCAATTGGATAAAATGGATTTAATTGAACGGCCAAGAGAGAAGATTCAGCCAAAGTTTAAATTTCAAGAAGCTCGAACCCCGGGGAAGCTGATCTTTGAGGCTAAGGATATTGTTTTGGGTTATGATGAACCATTAACTCGTCCCTTAAATTTAAGTTTGGAACGGGGACAGAAGGTCGCCATTCGCGGTGTTAACGGTTTGGGCAAATCCACGTTGTTAAAAACATTGCTAGGGTATATTCCGCCGGTTTCAGGGGAAGTTGAGCTGGGAGACTATCTTTATCCTGGGTATTTTGAACAAGAGTCAAGCCGTAAAAACACTAAAACAGCCCTTGAAGAAGTGTGGGATGAGTTCCCGGGACTTTCTAATTCTGAAGTGCGGGGAGCCTTAGCCCGGTGTGGATTAACCAGCGAACACATCTCCAGTAAAATGATGGTTTTAAGCGGAGGCGAAAATGCCAAAGTTCGCTTGTGTAAGCTCATGCTGAAGGAAGTGAATTGGCTGGTTCTGGACGAACCTACCAATCATCTGGATGTAGATGCTAAGGCTGAGCTTAAGAGAGCGATTATGGAATATAAGGGTACTGTGATTGTGGTTTCCCACGAACCGGATTTTTATCAAGACTGGGTAACGGATGTTTGGAATCTGGAGGAGTGGACAACAAAGATCATCTAA